The following are from one region of the Takifugu rubripes chromosome 12, fTakRub1.2, whole genome shotgun sequence genome:
- the LOC101077536 gene encoding uncharacterized protein: MDDKQVAFCPFCGKHLIRLMPICGFCGRSLAILNATAQTEEPAVPGTSQATVSQQPVNAKRTDKHLPSYKQFLDYRNSKSNERQSYSYGGRHRAKERKHVQINIGTMVRHETFLKPLRGRTLPLFVDPDIEAPDILSKAVQKMRTFHQDTPEGTYVLLYPDCSEVIHVPGSERPFKLAEYKQELGRPYSRITFFICLERHFQAVESDSDSEIVLTSRSSAEFNQADTVVFEPQNQSTPQNIPEHERDAPGHSSTIQPGQIVISDAEDMDRPETNPATTSCYSNYTDLYAPDVEDMDEDLVAVDVENLEHTAVEEMNITLPDIVANLSLPIDHKRVSRFNISRANVWDGAVRGFKRTTYTEKCDMLVRFTDDAGVFEEGIDTGGPRREFFTLLMRHLKDRPIFDGPDGHRFLVYNAKAVREDEYFMAGKMIAVSVVHGGPGPHFLSEDLVQYLAGQPSFKSTVNAITDEEIRTVLREIENAASLDALQECIMRHSTVFQTAGCLRHVTSVEEKKDLVADYVRWYIIERNSSVIDRFKDGLSALQFLTALQQHPSLLIPVLCHSEKRLTGIDIERLFTPDVSPAGSNRRQKESLTLAYWADYLLDCQEGEAAVSVEEVLMFATGLTSLPPSGLEPLPKIEFLDGSPFPMSNTCSNLLKLPILDSYSVFKAHRSETVLFRKL, from the exons ATGGACGACAAGCAAGTGGCCTTTTGCCCGTTTTGTGGCAAACATTTGATCAGATTGATGCCgatttgtggtttctgtggtcgGTCTTTGGCGATTTTAAATGCCACAGCTCAGACTGAAGAACCAGCCGTACCGGGGACGTCTCAAGCCACCGTATCTCAACAGCCTGTTAATGCTAAGCGAA CAGATAAACATTTGCCGTCATATAAGCAGTTCCTGGATTACAGAAATTCAAAATCCAATGAGCGTCAGTCTTATAGCTACGGGGGAAGACATCGGGCTAAGGAGAGAAAACACGTGCAG ATAAACATTGGAACGATGGTGCGACATGAGACTTTTCTGAAACCTCTAAGGGGGAGAACACTTCCGTTATTTGTTGACCCTGATATCGAAGCACCTGACATCTTAAGCAAAGCAGTCCAGAAGATGAGGACATtccaccaggacacaccagaaGGGACTTATGTCCTTTTGTATCCAGACTGCTCTGAGGTGATCCATGTGCCTGGTTCAGAAAGGCCATTCAAATTGGCAGAGTATAAACAAGAACTTGGGAGGCCATATAGCAGGATCACCTTTTTTATTTGCCTTGAACGGCATTTTCAAG cagtgGAATcagattctgattctgaaattGTCCTGACTTCAAGGAGCTCAGCTGAATTTAATCAAGCTGACACTGTG gttTTTGAACCACAAAACCAAAGTACTCCCCAAAACATACCGGAACATGAAAG AGATGCACCAGGACATTCATCAACAATTCAGCCTGGTCAG atAGTAATATCTGACGCTGAAGATATGGATCGACCTGAAACAAATCCAGCCACGACTTCTTGCTACAG TAACTACACAGACCTGTATGCACCAGATGTTGAGGACATGGATGAGGATCTGGTTGCGGTCGATGTTGAGAATTTGGAACACACTGCAGT ggaggagatgaacatTACACTGCCCGACATTGTGGCAAACCTGTCACTACCCATTGATCACAAAAGGGTCAGCAGGTTCAACATCTCCAGGGCTAATGTTTGGGATGGAGCGGTCAGAGGTTTCAAGCGTACAACATATACAGAAAAATGTGACATGCTGGTAAGATTTACTGATGATGCTGGTGTTTTTGAGGAGGGAATTGACACAGGTGGTCCCAGAAGAGAATTCTTCACTCTTCTTATGAGACATCTGAAAGATCGGCCCATTTTCGATGGACCAGATGGACATCGATTCCTGGTCTACAATGCAAAGG CTGTTAGGGAGGATGAATACTTCATGGCAGGTAAGATGATAGCAGTATCAGTGGTGCATGGAGGTCCAGGGCCCCATTTCCTGTCGGAAGATCTTGTGCAGTATCTTGCTGGCCAGCCTTCATTCAAGTCAACAGTGAATGCAATAACTGATGAGGAAATAAGGACAGTTTTGCGAGAG attGAGAATGCTGCTTCGTTGGATGCTCTGCAAGAATGCATCATGAGACACAGCACAGTGTTCCAGACAGCAGGCTGTCTGAGACACGTGACTTCGGTTGAAGAAAAGAAGGACCTTGTGGCAGACTACGTCCGATGGTACATTATTGAACGCAACTCATCTGTAATTGACAG ATTCAAAGATGGCCTTTCAGCTCTTCAGTTTCTGACAGCACTGCAGCAACACCCTTCTTTGCTGATCCCAGTTCTGTGCCACTCTGAAAAGAGACTAACTGGCATTGACATTGAGAGACTCTTTACACCTGACGTCAGCCCTGCagggagcaacaggagacaaaaagaaagtCTAACCTTGGCCTACTGGGCAGACTATCTCCTTGACTGTCAAG aaggGGAGGCTGCTGTGTCAGTGGAAGAAGTCTTGATGTTTGCTACagggctgacatcacttcctccttctgggTTGGAACCGTTGCCAAAAATTGAGTTCCTGGATGGCTCTCCGTTCCCAATGTCTAATACGTGTTCTAACTTGTTGAAATTACCAATCCTGGATTCCTACAGTGTTTTTAAGGCACATCGTTCTGAAACTGTTCTGTTCAGGAAACTGTAG
- the LOC115251821 gene encoding homeodomain-interacting protein kinase 1-like — translation MAHCYQHWCPYPFAYEQNIVEIGSILYSRQTNYLVQSILGEGAFGKVVKCIRLRDNKTVAVKVMKKEEDYYDCVEQEIQALLRLQRLDAEKCNIVQIHAAFFDRGYFCFVFEYLDKSLFDYMAENDFRPLPLNAIKSVVQQLAIALQSLKSVGVTHRDIKLDNIMLVDHEKQPFRVKLIDFGIATVASTIPQGSVIQALCSMSPEVLLGLPLTEAVDMWSLGCLAAKLHLGISLFDGDNEYDMGGDYLWRARGHCQQGKWTDVAVAV, via the exons ATGGCACACTG CTACCAACATTGGTGTCCATATCCCTTCGCATATGAGCAGAACATAGTGGAAATTGGAAGCATCCTCTAttccagacaaaccaattatCTGGTGCAGTCCATTCTGGGAGAGGGTGCATTTGGCAAAGTAGTCAAATGTATAAGGTTGAGAGACAACAAGACTGTGGCAGTCAAAGtcatgaagaaagaagaagattaCTATGATTGTGTAGAGCAGGAA ATACAAGCCCTGCTAAGGCTTCAAAGACTGGATgcagaaaaatgcaacattgtCCAGATTCACGCAGCCTTTTTTGACAGAGGGTATTTCTGCTTCGTCTTCGAGTACCTGGACAAAAGTCTCTTTGACTACATGGCGGAGAACGATTTTCGTCCTCTGCCTCTAAACGCAATCAAATCTGTTGTCCAACAG ctTGCAATTGCACTTCAATCGCTGAAGAGCGTGGGAGTGACTCACCGCGATATAAAGCTGGACAATATTATGTTAGTGGACCATGAAAAGCAGCCTTTCAGAGTCAAACTTATCGACTTTGGAATTGCCACTGTTGCCTCCACTATACCACAGGGCTCAGTTATACAGGCCCTCTGTTCCAT GTCTCCAGAGGTCCTTTTGGGTCTTCCATTGACAGAGGCTGTCGACATGTGGTCTCTGGGCTGTTTGGCTGCCAAGTTACACCTGGGGATTTCGCTGTTTGATGGGGACAATGAGTATGACATG GGTGGGGACTACCTCTGGAGAGCTAGAGGTCACTGCCAGCAAGGAAAATGGACAGACGTTGCAGTTGCAGTGTGA